The Eleutherodactylus coqui strain aEleCoq1 chromosome 10, aEleCoq1.hap1, whole genome shotgun sequence genome contains the following window.
tcccgagcttttttttttctctccctttctccctctccccctttccccctctctccccctcccgccTCTCCCTGTCtaccagccaaaaaatttgccattggcgCGCGCTACGGCAGGAAGGggtcaaaacaggcatgtcacagcagggaggagccaaaaactggggcggggtcgaatacGGCGTGATGctagttcgagtaacgagcaccatcgtgtacgctaatactcgaacgagcatcaagcttgacagagtatgttcgctcaactctaatggctGATTAATTTCAAATACATTGCCACACATGTCCACTATCTGTGTTTGCTTTTGCAGTTCACCTCAacttcacttcagtggagctgagctgaGCAGCAAAAACaaaccatggacaggtgtggcgctgtttttggaaataAGGTTAGATTTGGAATCTCatactggacatcccctttaagacatATTACAACCATCTACATTGTTATTAGATGTTTACATTTTCCATATATCTGACACTTAATTTTAACATATCAGAAGCTTGTGTTAGGGGTGGTCTGGGAACTGGAACAACCATCAATGTCCTCAACAAACATGGCCCAGCACTCATGGTCATCTCTCTTAAAAAAGATAGCAGGTACAGAAACCTACAAGTGCTCTCAGTAGTTTTCAGGAACAGTATCTCCTTGTTGAAGGAGAAAAGGATCTTCCTGTAATATTTGTGCAATTCGTCTttcaaaaattacatttttttccagtgTACATTTTTGGTGGTTATGACACcagttaggccactttcacacctgtGCTAAGAGCTCAGTTCAggtttctgtttttctgctccattaaGGGAGCACAAACATCGAATGCCTGCCAACAGATCCATTCTATGAAGAAATCAAACGGCACCTAATGAACCCTATTGATTATAATGGACTCCATTCGATTTCCGTCCAGCTCTCCGTCATTTTCCCGGATGAAATAACACAGCATACTGCGCTATTTCAACAGAACTTTTATGGCAGACATGTAGCAAAGGCCACAAAAGGTGCCTCCAGTACAGATATGAATGTGGCCTTAGACCAACACAACTTCTATTGAGTTGCCATCATCAACGTCTACTAAAGTCTCACTTTCCTCACAGGCCCCCCGTCCTTGATTTTTCGGATGGGACTTTAAGTAAGGCATCTGCGAATAAGTCTCATCATTCTGGTGAAAGTTGACTGCCTGGTTCTTCGAATGGACCTGCTGATGACGCGAGAGATCACTGGATTCTCGAAAAGCTTTGTCGCAGTGATAACGTCGCTCTCTGGTGTGGATCTGCTTGTGTCGGTCAAGGTGAGTGAGCTGTTGAAAAGTCTTGCTACAGATGTGACAACTGAAAGGCCGATAGCCGGTATGCATCAAGTAATGACGATGCAGGCTCGAAACACGGGTGAAATACTTGGAACATAGACTGCATTTTAGTTTGTCTTTAATGTGCTTTTCTTGTATGGGATTATCATCTTTCCAGTGGTTTTTGTCATGATGTGCACATCCTTGTTTCCTCTTTATACCGCAAGAGTCTTCAGTCACAGTAGACCTGGATTGAGAAGATAATGAGATGACCTCAGGACTTCGCTCTTCTTTCAGAAGCCTCTGTTGTATTCTACCAATATGCCAGACTGGACGCTGATAAGGTTTTTCACCAGTATGAATACGTTGATGCTTTAACAAGTCACTGGTATCTCTAAAACCTTTCGGGCATATAGAACATTTAAATGGCCTCTCCCCTGTATGGACCAAGTAGTGACGCTGAAGGTGGGTAGCTTGCCGGAAAGACTGATTGCAGATGTTGCAGGTGTAAGGTTTCTTGCCCGTATGTATGACAGTGTGCTTCCTCAAATTAGAGGAATTATTGAAACACTTCTTACATTCGACACATTCGTAAAGTTTCTGCCCCGTTGGTCCAATCCTTAGATGCACAGGGCGATGAGCATCAAGTTCTTTCTTTGTTACAAATGATTTACTGCAGAAGGAACACTGAAATTCTTGAGGAATCTCCTCATTCTCATTAGTCAGTATAACTCTATGACAATTTTCAACTTTTTGTATTACCGTTGGTTGAGTCTTTGCATGCTTTTCCTTATGTCTCCTCATATAACAGATACGAGAAAAGCTCTTCTGGCAGATGGGGCAACTATAAGGCCTCTCGCCTGTGTGTACTCGAAAGTGAACCCTCAGCTCGGTGGAGTCCCTGAATCCCTTAGTACAAAAGGCACAACGATATGGTCGCTCGCCTGTGTGCACCAAGCGGTGGCGGTCAAGCTGTGATTTTTGACGGAAGCTACTGCCGCATAGATCACACACATAAGGCCTCAGGCCTGTGTGGATATTTTTGTGGCGCCTCAGGTTGGAAGCGTCAGAAAAGCAACGATCACACAAATCGCACTTGTACTGCTTGCGTCCCATCACTATGGTTGGCTGATTACTTGAGACACCCACTTTTTTCAAAAATTCTCCCATGGAAAAGGGGCTGTTTTCCAATTTGGCTTGTGCTGCCTTCACGCTATCAAGCATGTCACTCAGACAGGAAGTAAGCCCCTCCATCATCTTGTAGACCACTATGAAAAGACAAAAGTAAATATTGTTGTATAACTCGTCATATAATAACAGCATAAAAGACACCGAAAAATAAAGGAAATATTAAAACTGGACAGAGCGTTTTACACATAAAACCAGTGAATGATTATCCATGTTCTGTCACATAGGAGATCTATGAAGAAATAGAGAGAGGCCAGTTTTATGAGACTTACAGCCGCAAGTCCTGGCCAAGTATGGGTCTAATGATCCAAACTAATGGCGACATAGGGATCTGTGGTGCCATAGGTTGGTATggcctaaaaggggttttccgggcacaaaatggaaattctgaacaTTCGGAAATCTAGGAGGTTCAGCTAATTAGTGGCAGCCTGAACCTTTTACTTGCCACTCTGCACCCTCTTCTTTGTCCCATGTAGCCGATGATCTaccgctgtgtttacatgcatcacttccacgAAAGACACAATAACAGACTGTtagctacaactcccagcatgcatagagcttgtctcACGGCCTATTTCAATGGTTTTCCAATTAGTTAATTTACACAGACGAAGAAATATAGTTACTAACACTATTCCCATAGGTATTGTCACACGGTCTAAAGGTTTCTTGTCTACTACTTGCATACTTTTCCTACTTTTGATAAATAACTTCAGGGAAACATGTAAAGCGTACTGCACATTTTCAGACTAATGATCTGTCCTTTAAATAAAGGTAACACCCCTACTGGAGGTTCAGTGATGGCAGCTGGGATTAGTATCTCGGCCTATATGGTTGCCGAGTAGGCATGTgtgcttaaaggagttgtgtcaTTATTAAAGAAAAATTTTGACTTCTGGAGGTGGAACATCAAGGAATGGCCGATTTTTATCCCGCTTCCCCCGGACCAGGCATTTAAACGGTATCCACACCGTGGAGACTGGGAATATAACGGGCTGCCAGAGCTTCCAAGAcagctcacctctctgtgtagcTCTGGGTGTGCGCCATTGGGGACACTTCTCTGGAGTCCAAAGGTTTGTGTCCGCTTCATAGGAGGCTGCAGAAGTATGGGTTCCATACTGGACACACGGCCTGCTTGTACAGATCCCTCGCGCATTGGAAGACCTGGCTGCCTTGAACACATTCCTTCGCTATAGCTGACAGATCTCTGCACTGAAGCAGTGGAAGAGATTCCGCAGACAGCGCCATCTACCCTCTTGCAACCCACTGGAAAACTGACAGACAACGGAGGTACCTGGTAGGAAGGGAGAAACTGTGAGGACTCAGGCCACTGCTGTGATTCCTGACAGAGACTGTTGGTGGGGTAGAAAGGACCAGCGGGGTCCAATACCCACCTATACTGCTACCCATTAACACACAGTGCTTCCCCTCTGCTGCTCCTTAACCTAGCTTGTCCAACAGGAACTTAGAGCAGCTTCTTATTAAACCCCAGTCACATATAATGCTGCATGTTGACCATCACTATATTTGAGAAAAACCCCCGCACTTCCACTTCTGCCCACTAGAGGTCACTACGGCTTCAACATTACTCCATACATCATCTGACTATAATAATCTACTTTTGACTATTTAGAACACTTTAAAGCTTcccaataaaggcccatttacacacaatgattattgctcaaaatgtattcaaacggccaaaagtgactgataatcgttacatgtgaaCATGGGCAGTCGTCCACTATTCCTCCACTTGTTTAGCGCTGTTTTTTAACCGGCATAAAAATAGTCGGCAGGCAGCTCAAaattccatttgaatggaattcaTGCAGTCTTTTGAGCAGCTTGAGAACTTGAggggagtaaacaatgtactacATACATTGTTTACTAATGGCggaagaagacaatggaatcctgctggccagataatccctcgcataaacacaagCCCATCTGAGCAAACTAGTTCTACTTCTACTAAAgattactttagctaatgagggaaaaagAGATGGTTTCAAGCCATTAAATTTTATACAAAAAAGTCATCAATTTGTTCAGTCATTCGgccgtttaagcgataatcattgtgtgtaaatggggcttaagagtaGACTATCCCCTTACAACCTGACTTGGTGATATCGCATATTATAGTGACCGTAACTGCCTTGATTTTGTTGTGATTACTACTAGAGACAGTGGGAACTTTTCATACACCTGATCTCTGTATCCAGTTTCCTATTTTCCCAAGCATGATTACTGGACTCTCCATGCAATGGTTCTAATTAGCATACAAATGTAAGTCGATGTCATACATTACTTCCACGGCGGCCGTATATCTTTACATCTGAAGATCgcttatccctttccaatccactgcctgacgtctaaagacattatgatttaagactgtacagctccgatgttggaagacgtccgtcggggttctcttactgtatatggccagtctctctgctgttggagcctatccaacgtgttatctcatgcagtactggctttagccagtagatagcGCCGTTTtctaacggcagaaaaaaagtaagccccctaagaaaaccaggatacaaattggattggaaagggttaatacgctCTTTCTTTTTGTGAGCATGTTGGGTTGTGGAAAAATTTCTGCTCCCTCAATCTCAAGACACGGGCAACATGAAATACCAGTGACAAAACCTCCAAAACGTCTGAGACACAAGCGATAACATATTGCAGGACCTGCAGAGTGTGGGATCCTCCAAATGTGAGGCACTGATGTTGAAAGCTCTGTCACACCCCACATGCTCCCCATAACATTTAGGAAATCCTTGATTAGATATCATTAGGTAGAACTTACCAGATCGCCTATAGCTTTTATATTCGGCCAACATCT
Protein-coding sequences here:
- the LOC136579705 gene encoding zinc finger protein 271-like — protein: MMEGLTSCLSDMLDSVKAAQAKLENSPFSMGEFLKKVGVSSNQPTIVMGRKQYKCDLCDRCFSDASNLRRHKNIHTGLRPYVCDLCGSSFRQKSQLDRHRLVHTGERPYRCAFCTKGFRDSTELRVHFRVHTGERPYSCPICQKSFSRICYMRRHKEKHAKTQPTVIQKVENCHRVILTNENEEIPQEFQCSFCSKSFVTKKELDAHRPVHLRIGPTGQKLYECVECKKCFNNSSNLRKHTVIHTGKKPYTCNICNQSFRQATHLQRHYLVHTGERPFKCSICPKGFRDTSDLLKHQRIHTGEKPYQRPVWHIGRIQQRLLKEERSPEVISLSSQSRSTVTEDSCGIKRKQGCAHHDKNHWKDDNPIQEKHIKDKLKCSLCSKYFTRVSSLHRHYLMHTGYRPFSCHICSKTFQQLTHLDRHKQIHTRERRYHCDKAFRESSDLSRHQQVHSKNQAVNFHQNDETYSQMPYLKSHPKNQGRGACEESETLVDVDDGNSIEVVLV